Proteins from a single region of Flavobacterium sp. K5-23:
- a CDS encoding transposase: protein MNANLKEIRKLRVYSEEFKKEIVSFYEIGKYSVLQLERLYGVNNVTIYNWIYKFSTFNEKGIRVVEMKDSNIDKLKQLELKIKELEQAVGQKQIKIDYLEKMIDIAKDEFNIDIKKNSNTPQSAGSLRTRK, encoded by the coding sequence ATGAATGCAAATTTAAAAGAAATCAGGAAACTCCGGGTTTATTCGGAAGAGTTTAAAAAAGAAATCGTAAGTTTTTACGAAATCGGGAAGTATAGTGTTCTGCAATTAGAACGACTTTACGGAGTAAATAACGTTACAATCTACAATTGGATTTATAAATTTTCTACTTTTAATGAAAAAGGAATTAGAGTTGTAGAAATGAAAGATAGTAACATTGATAAGCTAAAACAGTTAGAACTCAAGATAAAAGAACTTGAGCAAGCGGTTGGTCAGAAGCAAATAAAAATTGATTATCTCGAAAAGATGATTGATATAGCTAAAGATGAATTTAATATCGACATAAAAAAAAACTCCAACACCCCACAATCAGCTGGTTCGTTGAGAACCAGAAAGTAA
- a CDS encoding class I SAM-dependent methyltransferase, with protein sequence MIDKAFLRSTIFRHLDGLVTAPVGYALHKKGVLAFILDKKEVSLTELTTHFKANEGYLNVALRVLCSQGFLNYQINNETEEFKFGLTSKSEIAFSLFHLYEDVVELLEFSMQFHPRLFEDAPFEKLSFIFEKYKNNYGIVFSEDSLINEIQHQILKHIEGSLVGPTLVRLGMSGMFHKYFMEISFRPEEFHKSPDSFKKILDFLVHLNWFTEKKGNYQFTETGLFFAKRASAYGVTVSYLPTFSKMDELLFGNPNVLRSVGEGEDEVHVDREMNVWGSGGAHDTYFKVVDEIIIKLFNLPIEEQPKGILDMGCGNGAFLQHIFDVIDRQTLRGKMLDDYPLFLVGADYNQAALKVTRANLIKADIWAKVIWGDIGRPDLLSDDLKENYNIDLKELLNVRTFLDHNRIWEEPKNSTKDRISQSTGAFAHRGKRISNNLVEDNLLEHFNKWSPYVSKFGLLMIELHTVPPALTAANLGKTAATAYDATHGFSDQYIVEIEVMHKIAGEAGLFSDATIFRKFPDSDIATVSINLLKGI encoded by the coding sequence ATGATTGATAAAGCTTTTCTACGCAGTACTATTTTCAGGCATTTGGATGGTTTGGTAACTGCACCCGTGGGCTATGCCTTGCATAAAAAAGGAGTTCTGGCTTTTATATTGGATAAAAAAGAGGTTTCACTTACGGAACTTACTACTCATTTTAAAGCAAATGAAGGCTATCTCAATGTGGCTTTACGCGTTTTGTGTTCGCAGGGTTTTCTGAATTACCAAATCAATAATGAGACTGAGGAATTTAAATTTGGCTTGACCTCAAAAAGCGAAATTGCCTTTTCACTGTTTCATCTGTATGAAGATGTAGTGGAGTTACTGGAATTTTCGATGCAATTTCATCCTCGATTATTCGAAGATGCTCCTTTTGAAAAATTGAGTTTCATTTTCGAAAAATATAAAAACAATTACGGTATTGTATTCTCAGAGGATTCTTTGATCAATGAAATACAACATCAGATTTTAAAACATATTGAAGGTTCTTTAGTTGGGCCTACGCTGGTACGTCTTGGTATGAGCGGTATGTTTCATAAGTACTTTATGGAAATTTCCTTTCGTCCGGAGGAATTCCATAAGTCGCCTGACAGCTTCAAAAAAATTCTCGATTTTCTGGTTCACCTGAATTGGTTCACTGAAAAAAAAGGAAATTATCAATTCACTGAAACCGGTTTGTTTTTTGCCAAAAGAGCTTCTGCTTATGGTGTAACCGTATCCTATTTACCCACTTTTAGTAAAATGGACGAATTGCTATTTGGCAATCCCAATGTGTTAAGAAGTGTTGGGGAAGGGGAAGACGAAGTTCATGTAGACAGAGAAATGAATGTGTGGGGAAGTGGCGGTGCACACGATACTTATTTTAAAGTAGTCGATGAAATCATTATTAAATTGTTCAATTTACCAATAGAAGAACAGCCCAAAGGGATTTTAGATATGGGATGTGGTAACGGCGCTTTCTTGCAGCATATTTTTGATGTCATAGACCGCCAAACGTTAAGGGGAAAAATGCTCGATGATTATCCGTTATTTCTTGTGGGTGCCGATTATAACCAGGCTGCTTTGAAAGTAACACGAGCCAACTTGATAAAAGCCGATATTTGGGCCAAAGTAATCTGGGGTGATATTGGTCGTCCAGACTTGTTATCGGATGACTTAAAGGAAAATTATAATATTGATTTAAAGGAACTACTGAATGTAAGAACGTTTCTGGATCACAACCGAATTTGGGAAGAACCAAAAAACAGTACTAAAGATAGAATTAGTCAATCAACAGGAGCTTTTGCACACAGAGGCAAGCGAATAAGTAATAATCTGGTTGAAGATAACTTGCTAGAGCATTTCAATAAATGGTCACCTTATGTAAGTAAATTTGGTTTACTGATGATAGAATTGCATACGGTACCTCCAGCTTTAACAGCAGCCAATTTGGGGAAAACTGCCGCAACGGCTTATGATGCGACTCATGGATTTTCGGATCAATATATTGTGGAAATTGAGGTGATGCATAAAATTGCAGGGGAGGCAGGCTTGTTTTCAGACGCCACTATTTTTAGAAAATTCCCCGATTCAGATATTGCGACGGTGAGTATTAACTTGTTGAAAGGGATTTGA
- a CDS encoding tRNA (cytidine(34)-2'-O)-methyltransferase, giving the protein MLNIVLVEPEIPNNTGNIGRLCVGTESKLHLIHPFGFVINDSNLKRSGLDYWVHLDVTEYQNVAEWTAQIPDKSRVFLMSSHATKSYLEIDFQDGDWLVFGKESKGLSEEVLAQFDNHLKIPMSNLIRSFNIANSVAFVIGEAKRQIALK; this is encoded by the coding sequence ATGTTAAACATAGTTTTAGTAGAGCCAGAAATACCAAATAACACCGGAAATATAGGCCGTTTGTGTGTGGGTACTGAAAGTAAATTGCACTTAATTCACCCTTTTGGGTTTGTAATCAATGATTCAAACTTGAAACGTTCTGGACTGGATTATTGGGTGCATCTTGATGTAACTGAGTATCAAAATGTAGCGGAATGGACTGCTCAAATTCCTGATAAATCAAGAGTGTTCCTAATGAGTTCTCACGCAACGAAATCCTATTTGGAAATTGATTTTCAAGATGGAGACTGGTTGGTTTTTGGTAAAGAAAGCAAGGGGTTGAGTGAAGAAGTTTTGGCACAATTCGACAATCATTTAAAAATCCCAATGTCTAATTTGATTCGGAGTTTTAATATCGCTAATTCCGTAGCTTTTGTAATTGGAGAAGCCAAAAGGCAAATTGCATTAAAATAA
- a CDS encoding IS3 family transposase, whose amino-acid sequence MSKQAVNQYSKRQIAFERKIECLILEAEELRKEHPGCGVEKMYYALRPNFIGRDRFIDTFMDLGFRIKRHKNYRRTTFSVKVYFPNLIKSMSVYAPSTIWQSDITYIYVGERFYYAVFIIDVYTKKIVGHQLSNHMRATANLSAMQMALENNQAPMIHHSDRGSQYIYNEYIALLKGSGCEISMALSGQDNAYAERINRTIKEEYIDHWKPKTFEQLKKDVDRAVEHYNNKRPHNNIGKLSPVDFENNWFNNPLFSKPIITIFDNEKLIEIGQL is encoded by the coding sequence ATAAGCAAGCAAGCAGTTAATCAGTATTCAAAAAGACAGATTGCTTTTGAAAGAAAGATAGAATGTCTGATTTTAGAAGCAGAGGAACTAAGGAAAGAACACCCTGGTTGTGGGGTTGAGAAAATGTATTATGCTTTGCGTCCTAATTTCATAGGAAGAGATAGATTTATCGATACGTTTATGGATTTAGGGTTCAGGATAAAAAGGCATAAAAATTACAGGAGAACAACGTTTTCTGTGAAAGTTTATTTTCCAAATCTAATAAAGTCAATGTCTGTTTATGCTCCGTCGACGATATGGCAATCAGATATAACTTATATTTATGTTGGAGAAAGATTTTATTATGCAGTGTTTATAATAGATGTTTATACAAAGAAAATCGTTGGACATCAACTATCTAATCATATGAGAGCTACTGCTAATTTAAGCGCAATGCAAATGGCATTAGAAAACAATCAAGCTCCAATGATACACCACTCTGATAGAGGTAGTCAGTATATTTACAATGAATATATAGCTCTTCTCAAAGGGAGTGGATGCGAAATCAGCATGGCATTGTCAGGACAAGACAATGCTTATGCAGAAAGGATTAACAGAACAATAAAAGAAGAGTATATAGACCACTGGAAACCTAAAACATTTGAACAATTAAAAAAGGATGTAGATAGAGCAGTTGAACATTATAATAATAAGAGACCTCATAACAACATAGGGAAATTAAGCCCTGTTGATTTTGAAAATAATTGGTTCAATAATCCTCTTTTTTCTAAGCCTATTATTACTATTTTTGACAATGAGAAATTAATAGAAATCGGTCAACTTTAA